The Curtobacterium sp. MCSS17_015 genomic sequence TGACGATGCGGTCGACGACCTGCTTGATCGTCCGGCGGAGGACGAGGCGGATGATGACCGCCGCGAGCAGGACGATGAGGATCGTGATCGGGACGTGCCAGGTGTCGACGAACTGGGTGAACGTGTTCGACGCCCACTTCGAGACGTCGTCGGTGGTGTCTGCTGCCGAGATCATGTCCGGACGATGCTAAACGGCGAGGCTCCGACGCCCCTGGAGGAACGCCGGAGCCTCGCCCCTGCTCACATCGGGATCAGGCGTCCGCTGCCTGGACGCGGAGCGCGCGCTCGGTGCCGGCGAGGTTCTCGCTGACGATCCGGCGCAGCGCCGGCGTCTCCGGGTGCGCGTCGAGCCAGGCCCGGGCGGCGTCGCGCAGCTCCGTCGACGCCAGCGGTGCCGGGTACAGGCCCGTGACGACGGTGTCGGCGATGTGGTAGCTGCGCTCGTCCCAGATCCGCGTGATCACGTCGAAGTACCGCTGCACGAGGCCCTCGAGCACGACCGGGGCGTTCACGTGCTGGAAGCCGATCGTGGTCTGCCGGACGATCGCGTTCGGCGCGTCGTCACTGTCGACGAGCGACGAGAACGCTGCGAGCTTGCCCTCGGCGGTCGGGATCGTCGCCCGGGCACGAGCGGCTGCCTGCTCACCGGAGGCCGTGCGGTCGGCGGCGAGCTCGGTGTCGATCTCGTCGTTGCCCGCAGCGCCCGCGAGCACGAGGCCCTCGAGCAGCTCCCAGCGGAGGTCGGTGTCGACCTCGAGCCCCTGCAGCGTCACCGAGCCGTCACGCAGGCCCTGCAGCGTCGCCACGTGCTCGGGCGTCGACGGGATCTGCGCGAAGAACTTCACGAACTGGAACTGCGCATCCGAACCGGACTCGGCCGACGAGGCCAGCTGCCACAGCGTGTCACCGACGGTGCGCACCGTGGCGTCCGACTTCGACGGGGCGACGTAGTTGCGTGCCGCCAGGAGCAGCTGTGACAACGTGGTGCGGATCGTGGTGGACTCGGTCTCGGTGGCGATGTTGCCGAGCACCAGGGTGACGTAGTCGCTGGCGGGGGACTCGGCGTCACGCGTGGCGTCCCAGACGGCACCCCAGACGATCGACCGGGCGAGCGGGTTCGCGATCGCCGCGAGGTGCTCGATCGCGGTGCGACGCGACTGCTCGTCGAGACGGATCTTGGCGTACGCCAGGTCGTCGTCGTTGAGCAGCACGAGGTCGCCGCGGTGCACGCCGACCAGCTCGGGGACCTCGGTGCGGGCACCGTCGACGTCGATCTCGACGCGGTGGACGCGGTCGAGCTTGCCGCCGGACGAAGCCGTGTCCGCACCGAAGGGTGCCGACGGGTCGTTCGTGAAGGCGTACACGCCGATGGCCAGACGGTGCGGGCGCAGCGTCGGGTAGTCCGACGGAGCTTCCTGCAGGACGGCGAACGAGGTGATGACACCGTCGTCGTCGGTCTCGATCTCGGGGCGCAGGGTGTTCACGCCGGCGGTCTCGAGCCAGAGCTTCGACCACTCGGACAGGTCGCGACCGCTGGTGGCCTCGAGCTCGACGAGCAGGTCCTTCAGCTCGGTGTTGGAGTGGTGGTGCTTCCCGAAGTACGCCGAGACACCCGCGAAGAACGCGTCGATGCCGACCCACGCGACGAGCTGCTTGAGGACCGAGCCACCCTTGGCGTAGGTGATGCCGTCGAAGTTGACCTGGACGTCCTCGAGGTCGTTGATCGTCGCGACGATCGGGTGCGTCGAGGGGAGCTGGTCCTGGCGGTAGGCCCAGGACTTCTCCATCGCCTGGAACGTCGTCCAGGCGCCGGTCCACTCGGTGGCCTCGGCCGTCGCGATGGTCGAGGCCCACTCGGCGAACGACTCGTTCAGCCAGAGGTCGTTCCACCACTTCATGGTGACGAGGTCGCCGAACCACATGTGCGCGAGCTCGTGCAGGATCGTGACGACCCGGCGCTCCTTGATGGCGTCGGTGACCTTCGAGCGGAAGACGTAGGTCTCGGTGAAGGTGACCGCGCCCGCGTTCTCCATCGCGCCGGCGTTGAACTCCGGCACGAAGAGCTGGTCGTACTTCTCGAAGGGGTAGGCGACGTCGAACTTCTCCTCGAAGTACGCGAAGCCCTTCCGCGTCGTCTCGAAGACGTAGTCCGGGTCGAGGTACTCGGCGAGCGACTTGCGCGCGAAGACGCCGAGCGGGATGGTCCGACCGTCGCGGCTGGTCAGCTCGCTGCGGACGACCTCGTACGGGCCCGCGATGAGCGCGGTGATGTAGCTCGAGATGCGCGCGGTCGGCGGGAAGGTCCATGTGGCGTGGTCGCCGTCGACGTGCGGCTCCGGCGTCGGGGCGTTCGAGACGACCTGCCAGCGGGCCGGTGCGGTGACGGTGAAGGAGAACTCGGCCTTGAGGTCGGGCTGCTCGAACACGGCGAACATCCGGCGGCTGTCCGGCACCTCGAACTGCGAGTACAGGTAGACCTCGTCGTCGACGGGGTCGACGAAGCGGTGCAGTCCTTCACCGGTGTTCGTGTACAGCGCGTCGGCGACGACGACGAGCTCGTTCTGCTCCTGCAGGTCGGCGAGCTGGATGCGGACGCCGTCGTTCACCGCGTCGACGTCGAGCGCCGTGCCGTTCAGGGTGACCGAGTGCACGGTCTTCGTGATGGCGTCGATGAAGGTCGATGCGCCGGCGGTGGCGGTGAAGCGCACGCGGGTGGTGCTGCCGAAGGTCTCGGCTCCGCGCGTCAGGTCGAGCTCGACGTCGTACGTCTGCACGCTGACGATGCCGGCGCGTTCCTGGGCTTCGATTCGGGTGAGGTTCTCTCCGGGCACGGACGCTCCATCTTCGCTGCGGACGCGGACGATCGATGTCCGCGTGTCGGGTGTCCCGGCCGGCGTCGTGCACCGGTGGGACGGCTCGGCGACCAGCCTAGCGAGCGGGCGTACGCTGCGATCCGTGACCGACACGACTGTGGAGAAGACCCCTGGGACCCGGACTGCTGTGGAGTTCTGGTTCGACCCGACCTGCCCCTGGGCCTGGATGACGAGCCGCTGGGTGGGGGAGGTCGAGCGGCACCGCGACCTCGACGTCACCTGGAACGTGATGAGCCTGTTCGTCCTCAACGAGCACAACGAGGACATGCCCGCCGAGTACCGCGACGCCCTGGAACGGAACCAGGTGTACGCGCGCCTGGTGACCGCCGCGAAGACCCGCAACGGCCAGGCGGTCGTGAAGCCGCTCTACGACGCGCTCGGCGAGCAGGTCCACCACCGCCAGCAGAAGGACCCGCAGCAGGTCGTGCCGGCCGTGCTCGAACAGCTCGGCCTCGACGCCGACCTCGCCGATGCCGCCTGGACGGACGAGACCGACGCCGCGATGCGGGAGAGTCACCGGGACGGGATCGAGCGCGTCGGCCAGGACGTCGGCACGCCCGTCATCGCCGTCGACGGCGTCGCGTTCTTCGGGCCGGTCATCTCGCCGGCGCCGAAGGGGCAGGAGGCGCTCAACCTCTGGGACGGCGTCGTCGCCGCGGCCCGCTACCCGGGCTTCTTCGAACTCAAGCGCTCCCGCACCACCGGCCCGGTCTTCGACACCGTCGAGGACTGACCGCCCGTTCGCGCCCCGCACGCGCATCGCGCCGCGTTCCGACGGGGCGCGACGTGCGACCGGGGCGAACGGGCGGACCGGGGCGCGGCCCCCGCGCCGCTCAGGTGAGCGGCAACCGCATCAGCGTCAGGTCGAGCCACCGGTCGAACTTGCGCCCGACCTCCGGGACGACGGCGACCGTCTCGAACCCGAGCCGCTCGTGCAGCGCGATCGACCCCGTGTTCGTGCTGCAGATCCCGGCGATCATGACGTGTCGGCCCTCCGCCGTCGCACGCGTCACGAGTGCGCCCATGAGCGTCGAGGCGACACCTCGTCCGCGGAAGCCCTGGACGACGTAGACGCTGTGTTCGACGGTGTGCCGGTAGCCCGGGTGTGGCCGCCACTGCGAGTACGAGGCGTACCCGGCGACGACACCGTCGACCTCGGCGACGACGACCGGCCACCCGTCGGCCTGGCGCTCCGCCAACCACGTGTCGAACCACGCCCGGGGGTGCGGTTCCTCCTGCCAGATCACGGTGGAGTGCAGGACGGCGTCGACGTGGAGGGCGTGCACGACGTCGAGGTCGGCGGGGGTGCAGTCGCGGACCGTCACCGCGTTCGTCGCATATGCTGTCGCCATGTCTCACATCGTAGACGAGCAGGAGGCTCCGGCTGCAACCCGGGACGCCGTCGAGGACCCGGACGACGCCGACCAGCGCCGCCTCGGCGAACGCCTGCAGCGCCTCCGCACCGAACGTCGCTGGAGCCTCACCGAGCTCGCCGAGGAGTCCGGCGTCTCCCGCGCGATGATCAACCGCGTCGAGCGGGGCGTCTCGAGTCCGACCGCCACGATCCTCGGCCGACTGTCCGGCGCCTTCGGACTGACCGTCTCGCAGCTGCTCGACGAAGCCCTCGAGCACGAGGTCCCGCGCACGAGCGACCCGGACGAGGCCAGGGGTGTGCAGCGTGCGGCCTCGGCCGACTCGTGGACCGACCCCGAGACCGGGTACCGCCGTCGCCCGCTGTCGAGCGCCGACTTCCCCGCCGACGTGACCGAGGTCCGGCTGCCGTCCGGCCGCGAGGTCGCGTACCCCGCCAGCGCCTACGCCTTCCTCCGGCACTGCATCTGGGTCGTCGACGGCACCCTTGAACTCCAGGTCGGCGACACGACGACCCGTCTCGGCGCCGGCGACCGCATCGAGCTCGGTGAGCCCGCCGACGTCGTCTACCGGAACCCTGGCGACGAGCCGTGCCGGTACGTCGTGGTCGTGGTTCGACAGCGCTGACGGGAGGCCCGTCCCGCGTCCGCCGGACAGGGCCGTCCGGCCCGCACACAGGAATAGGATCGGTCCCATGCGCATCCACCTCGGAACGGACCACGCTGGCCTCGAGTTCAACAAGACCCTCGCGACGCACCTCACCGAAGCCGGTCACGAGGTCGTGGACCACGGACCGACCGAGTACGAGCCGCTCGACGACTACCCCTCGTTCTGCATCAACGCGGCCCATGCGGTGGTGCAGGACCAGCGCGCCGGCGTCCAGGCGCTCGGTGTCGTCTTC encodes the following:
- the pepN gene encoding aminopeptidase N, whose protein sequence is MPGENLTRIEAQERAGIVSVQTYDVELDLTRGAETFGSTTRVRFTATAGASTFIDAITKTVHSVTLNGTALDVDAVNDGVRIQLADLQEQNELVVVADALYTNTGEGLHRFVDPVDDEVYLYSQFEVPDSRRMFAVFEQPDLKAEFSFTVTAPARWQVVSNAPTPEPHVDGDHATWTFPPTARISSYITALIAGPYEVVRSELTSRDGRTIPLGVFARKSLAEYLDPDYVFETTRKGFAYFEEKFDVAYPFEKYDQLFVPEFNAGAMENAGAVTFTETYVFRSKVTDAIKERRVVTILHELAHMWFGDLVTMKWWNDLWLNESFAEWASTIATAEATEWTGAWTTFQAMEKSWAYRQDQLPSTHPIVATINDLEDVQVNFDGITYAKGGSVLKQLVAWVGIDAFFAGVSAYFGKHHHSNTELKDLLVELEATSGRDLSEWSKLWLETAGVNTLRPEIETDDDGVITSFAVLQEAPSDYPTLRPHRLAIGVYAFTNDPSAPFGADTASSGGKLDRVHRVEIDVDGARTEVPELVGVHRGDLVLLNDDDLAYAKIRLDEQSRRTAIEHLAAIANPLARSIVWGAVWDATRDAESPASDYVTLVLGNIATETESTTIRTTLSQLLLAARNYVAPSKSDATVRTVGDTLWQLASSAESGSDAQFQFVKFFAQIPSTPEHVATLQGLRDGSVTLQGLEVDTDLRWELLEGLVLAGAAGNDEIDTELAADRTASGEQAAARARATIPTAEGKLAAFSSLVDSDDAPNAIVRQTTIGFQHVNAPVVLEGLVQRYFDVITRIWDERSYHIADTVVTGLYPAPLASTELRDAARAWLDAHPETPALRRIVSENLAGTERALRVQAADA
- a CDS encoding DsbA family protein, giving the protein MTDTTVEKTPGTRTAVEFWFDPTCPWAWMTSRWVGEVERHRDLDVTWNVMSLFVLNEHNEDMPAEYRDALERNQVYARLVTAAKTRNGQAVVKPLYDALGEQVHHRQQKDPQQVVPAVLEQLGLDADLADAAWTDETDAAMRESHRDGIERVGQDVGTPVIAVDGVAFFGPVISPAPKGQEALNLWDGVVAAARYPGFFELKRSRTTGPVFDTVED
- a CDS encoding GNAT family N-acetyltransferase, which encodes MATAYATNAVTVRDCTPADLDVVHALHVDAVLHSTVIWQEEPHPRAWFDTWLAERQADGWPVVVAEVDGVVAGYASYSQWRPHPGYRHTVEHSVYVVQGFRGRGVASTLMGALVTRATAEGRHVMIAGICSTNTGSIALHERLGFETVAVVPEVGRKFDRWLDLTLMRLPLT
- a CDS encoding XRE family transcriptional regulator, whose amino-acid sequence is MSHIVDEQEAPAATRDAVEDPDDADQRRLGERLQRLRTERRWSLTELAEESGVSRAMINRVERGVSSPTATILGRLSGAFGLTVSQLLDEALEHEVPRTSDPDEARGVQRAASADSWTDPETGYRRRPLSSADFPADVTEVRLPSGREVAYPASAYAFLRHCIWVVDGTLELQVGDTTTRLGAGDRIELGEPADVVYRNPGDEPCRYVVVVVRQR